The following coding sequences are from one Carassius gibelio isolate Cgi1373 ecotype wild population from Czech Republic chromosome B7, carGib1.2-hapl.c, whole genome shotgun sequence window:
- the LOC127962179 gene encoding cytosolic beta-glucosidase, whose translation MSGLDVTVFPHDFAWGAATAAYQIEGGWDVDGRGPSVWDTFCHAKGGVFEDHTGDVACNSYQLWEEDLKCIQQLGLTHYRLSISWSRLLPDGTTNHVNPKGVAYYNKVIDDLIACNVKPMITLYHMDLPQALQDLGGWSSTEIADIFESYARFCFKTFGDRVKLWITLNEPYVCAKLGHEDGTFAPGIKDPGISVYLAGHNMLRAHTKAWHTYNTHFRPLQAGQVSLALNSDWAEPSDPGCPKDAAATERYKDFTLGWFACPVFCTGDYPASMRARIESRSLDLGYKQGSRLPRFSKDEPSPLGTADFFALNYYTSRKVIDLNGGSKKSELSFVGDQGAEGVVDPSWPICGVHWLAIVPDGLRKLLKYIKDTYTSLPIYITENGFSQMGPVQIEDADRCRFYQDTLQEVGKAVSQDGVNVKGYFAWSLLDNFEWSHGYSVRFGLFHVDFSTPELKRTSYRSGREYAAVISKHRSQT comes from the exons GTGGCTGGGATGTGGATGGCCGAGGCCCCAGCGTGTGGGACACATTCTGTCATGCCAAAGGAGGGGTGTTTGAAGACCATACTGGAGATGTGGCCTGTAACAGCTATCAGCTCTGGGAAGAGGACCTGAAATGTATCCAGCAGCTGGGACTCACCCATTACCGTCTGTCCATATCCTGGTCACGGCTCCTTCCCGACGGAACCACAAATCACGTCAATCCAAAAG GAGTGGCGTATTATAACAAAGTGATAGACGACTTGATTGCTTGTAACGTGAAGCCCATGATCACGTTGTACCACATGGACTTACCACAGGCCTTACAGGATCTTGGCGGATGGAGCTCGACAGAGATTGCAGACATCTTTGAAAGTTATGCCAGGTTTTGCTTTAAGACCTTTGGGGACCGAGTGAAGCTGTGGATCACACTGAACGAGCCCTATGTCTGTGCCAAGCTGGGCCATGAGGACGGGACCTTCGCCCCTGGGATCAAAGATCCAGGGATATCAGTCTACTTGGCGGGTCATAACATGCTGCGTGCCCACACCAAAGCCTGGCATACTTATAATACTCATTTCAGGCCTTTACAAGCAGGGCAAGTATCTCTTGCCCTGAACAGTGACTGGGCAGAGCCGTCAGACCCGGGCTGTCCCAAAGATGCTGCAGCCACTGAGCGCTACAAGGACTTCACTCTGGGCTGGTTCGCCTGTCCTGTGTTTTGCACAGGAGATTACCCAGCGTCCATGAGGGCCAGGATTGAGTCCAGGAGCTTGGATCTGGGATACAAGCAGGGCTCAAGGCTACCACGTTTCTCCAAAGATGAGCCCTCTCCTCTGGGCACGGCGGATTTCTTTGCACTGAACTATTACACGTCTAGGAAAGTAATAGATTTAAATGGTGGTAGTAAGAAGAGCGAGCTCAGTTTTGTGGGCGATCAGGGGGCAGAGGGTGTCGTTGACCCATCGTGGCCCATTTGTGGGGTGCACTGGTTGGCCATTGTTCCTGACGGATTGCGGAAATTGCTCAAATATATAAAg GACACGTACACCAGTCTGCCCATTTATATCACAGAAAACGGCTTTTCCCAGATGGGGCCGGTTCAGATTGAAGATGCCGACCGTTGTCGGTTCTATCAGGACACTCTGCAGGAAGTTGGCAAAG CTGTCAGTCAAGATGGAGTGAATGTGAAGGGATATTTTGCCTGGTCTCTGCTGGATAACTTTGAGTGGAGTCACGGCTACAGTGTGCGCTTCGGCCTGTTTCATGTGGATTTCTCTACACCTGAGCTGAAGCGCACCAGTTACCGCTCGGGCAGAGAGTATGCTGCTGTGATATCCAAGCATCGCTCCCAGACCTAA